GTGGCCGAGAAACTGGTTCGGCAGCGGTTCTTTGATGAATCCCGATCCTTGCCAGAACAACTCCACGCGCGCCGTCGGTTCGGTTCCGCGCACCAAGCGTGCTTCAAACACCTGAACCCCGCCCTCCAGATTCACGATATCTGCCGTGGTCCCGCGTGCGCTGGCGGACGCGACTTGCTTCCCGCCCACCTTCACCGTGAGTGTGCCCCCGTGGACCGTGGCCGAGAACGTGTACTTCCCCGCGCGCGTGACGTTGATGTACCCGGTCCATTCCGCGACCGCGGTAACGGGAAGTTTGGGGTGAGCGGACTCGCCCGCGTTCAGCGCGAGAGCGACCGTTGGTTCGAGTCGCGTGACGGAAGTATCCCGGGCGGCCGGGGCGTTCGCGGCGCTGCTGTACGTTGCGATGAGGCCGGGTTTCAGGTCCGCGGGTTCAATCGCGCGGGCGACCGGCGCCGGGAGCAGCGCGGCGAGCGCGAGGAGGAAGTGGCGATATCGCATGTGGTGGCGGGTACAGGTTTGAGGAAGGCCGGGGAGCAGTTGATTATCCTGATGACGGTGGCGGTCGCAAGTGGAAACGCTAGGTTAGCCGCGACCGAAAAAGAGCCGCGCGAGGAGCCACGTCACCATGTTCGATCTTTCCGCTGTTCAGGCCGCGATCCGCGAAGCCGGTTTCGACGGCTGGCTGCTGTACGACTTCCGCGGGCTGAACGTCCTCGCCCAGAGGGTCGCGGGTGTCGGCCCCAAGTTGTCGCGCCGGTGGTTCTACTTCGTCCCCGCGACCGGCGAGCCCAAGAAGTTGGTTCACGCCATCGAGCCGAGTTCACTCGACCACCTGCCCGGCGCGAACAAGACCGTCTACCGCAAGTGGCAAGACCTCGAAGCCGGGGTCGGGGCGCTCGTGAGCGGGGCAAAGCGCGTCGCGATGGAGTACAGCGCGCGGAACGCCAATCCCTACATCGGGCGCGTCGACGCCGGCACCATCGAACTCGTGAAGTCGTTCGGATGCGACGTGGTCGCGTCGGGTGACTTGATCCAGCAGTTCGAGGCGGTGTGGGACGAGGACCAGGAGAAATCGCACTTCGAGGCCGCGAAACTGTGCCGCGAGGCCTACGACGTCGCGTTCGGTTTCATCGCGAGTGAGATCAAGGCGAAGGGCAGCGTTCTGGAAACCGTCGTGCAAGCCCGCATCATGAAGCACTTCGCGGACAACGGCATGACGACGTACAGCCCGCCGATCGTGGGGGCCGGGCCGCACAGTGGCGACCCGCACTTCGATACGGCCCCGGAGACGGATGCTCCGATTCAACGCGGCACGTGGGTGCTCATCGATCTGTGGGCGAAGATGAACCGCCCGCGCTCGGTGTACGCGGACTACACCCGCACCGCGTATGTGGGTGAGGCGGTGCCGGAGCAGTACACGAAAATCTTCAACATTGTGGCCGCGGCCCGTGACGCGGGGATCAAGAAGGTGAAGGACACCTTCGCCAGTGGAAAGCCGCTACTGGGTTGGGAAGTGGACAACGCGACCCGCGCTGTAATCGAGAACGCCGGGTACGGGGAGTTTTATACCCACCGCACCGGGCACAACATCGGTCAGGAAGTTCACGGCAACGGCGCACACATTGATGGGCTCGAAACGCGCGAGGACCGGCGCGTCATTCCGCGAACCTGTTTCAGCATCGAACCGGGGATTTACCTCCCCGAGTTCGGCGTGCGGAGCGAAGTGGACGTGTACATCGACAAGGACGGCAAGGTCCACGTTACCGGCGGGGAACCGCAGACGGAAGTACACCGAATTTTGGTGTAACCACCACGGCGGGGGTACCGCGATGCGGGGCGCGTCGGCGCTTTTGATGCGCTTGCAGAGCCGCGTCCACAATGAAGATGCCGATGGCGGCCCACACACACGCGAACGCGGCGATGTTTTCCGGCGTGAGCCGGTGCTTTTCACCGAGCCAGATCACCGCGATCAGCATTTGCGCGGTCGGCGAAAGGAACTGGATGAAACTGACCGCGAGCAGCGGCAGCCGGCGCAGTGAGAGCGTGTAGGTGAGCAGCGGAACCACGGTCACGATGCCGCTGAACGCGATGAGTGCGTTCAAGCCCCAATCGTTCGCGGACATGTGGTTTTCGCCACGAACCGAGAGGTAGATCAGGAACCCGAGTGACGCCGGGAGCATCAGGAGCGATTCGACCGTCAGCCCCGTCATGCTTTCGACCGGGGCCTGCTTCCGCACCAACCCGTACACTCCGAATGTGATGGGCAGTGCGATTGCGATCCAGGGCAAGTAGCCCACCGCAATGCACGGGATGGCGACGCCGATCACGACCAGTGTGAGCGCGGGGTAGTGCGCGGGGCGGAGGCGCTCTTTGAGGTAGAGCGTGGCAAACGCCGCGTTCACGAGCGGGAGGATGTAATACCCGAGGCTCGCATCGACCACGCGCCCGGTCACGGTCGCGTAGATGTAGATGAGCCAGTTGGCCGCGAGAAATAGGGCAGAGCCGAGGAGCGTGAGAACCAGTTTCCGCGAGCGCAGGACGCGAAACACGTCGCTCCAGCCCGCTACAGCCATCGTCAAAACGAGCATAATCGGTAGCGACCACGCGATTCGGTGCGCAAGGATCTCCCACGCGGGCACGCCGAATTTCGCGAGCGCGGCGAAGTACAGCGGCACCATTCCCCACCACAGGTACGCGACCAAGCCGTAAGCGAGGCCGGACCGAAACTGCGCCGCGGTCGGATCGGACACCGAAAACCTCCCATGTGGACAATCAACTGGCGCCAGTCAGCGCCCAAAGTGGCGAACGGTCGGCACGAGCCGACCGTGTGGGCGATTCTTGTCTGTTGGGCGAACCGACATTGCGCCGCCTGCGCTCAGACGGCTTATACCAGTGGGTTGCTGTGTTGTTGCAGCACGCGCCCCAACTTCGTGTGGAAGTGGTGGGCGCCGTTCTCGCGTTTCACACTGAACCGCCCGGTCCTGTAACTGCGGCTGTGCAGGTTCCGCTGCACTTCCTCGCACACGCCAATGTCTTCGATCTGCACCTGCTCCGCGACCTCGATACTTTGCCGTTTGAAATCGTTCGAC
The Gemmata palustris DNA segment above includes these coding regions:
- a CDS encoding M24 family metallopeptidase, whose translation is MFDLSAVQAAIREAGFDGWLLYDFRGLNVLAQRVAGVGPKLSRRWFYFVPATGEPKKLVHAIEPSSLDHLPGANKTVYRKWQDLEAGVGALVSGAKRVAMEYSARNANPYIGRVDAGTIELVKSFGCDVVASGDLIQQFEAVWDEDQEKSHFEAAKLCREAYDVAFGFIASEIKAKGSVLETVVQARIMKHFADNGMTTYSPPIVGAGPHSGDPHFDTAPETDAPIQRGTWVLIDLWAKMNRPRSVYADYTRTAYVGEAVPEQYTKIFNIVAAARDAGIKKVKDTFASGKPLLGWEVDNATRAVIENAGYGEFYTHRTGHNIGQEVHGNGAHIDGLETREDRRVIPRTCFSIEPGIYLPEFGVRSEVDVYIDKDGKVHVTGGEPQTEVHRILV
- the rarD gene encoding EamA family transporter RarD, yielding MSDPTAAQFRSGLAYGLVAYLWWGMVPLYFAALAKFGVPAWEILAHRIAWSLPIMLVLTMAVAGWSDVFRVLRSRKLVLTLLGSALFLAANWLIYIYATVTGRVVDASLGYYILPLVNAAFATLYLKERLRPAHYPALTLVVIGVAIPCIAVGYLPWIAIALPITFGVYGLVRKQAPVESMTGLTVESLLMLPASLGFLIYLSVRGENHMSANDWGLNALIAFSGIVTVVPLLTYTLSLRRLPLLAVSFIQFLSPTAQMLIAVIWLGEKHRLTPENIAAFACVWAAIGIFIVDAALQAHQKRRRAPHRGTPAVVVTPKFGVLPSAVPRR